Proteins encoded by one window of Tunturibacter psychrotolerans:
- a CDS encoding VWA domain-containing protein has product MKRNLLLLWLITFPFCGGGFSTAQNDTSRIRVSVVLVQLNVAVTDGKGNYVSGLGPEDFSITEDKIPEKAATFEEGNEPTRRLIDVPPSSGHSSVQNVVSKPAVDQAKMPDLWAAGANVFILFDTSNYMYRGFVFAQDSIADFIRSLEGVSKVALYSYSRDLSRVASLTSDRSQALRGVRNTVAGDDAALYNSLLLTVKDAARLTGKKAIVVFSNGPDNASLVPPEDVAELAQSTGTIIYMISTQQAEDEPVSTAVFERMSKVTGGKAYFSKSWRDEKQAFSSIRDDLAHLYTLSYYPQANPNRGWRTITVKLVGRNLQKYHIRTRDGYRLLQQTQSADNLPLPAPDAVSQ; this is encoded by the coding sequence GTGAAGAGAAATTTACTGCTTCTCTGGCTAATTACGTTCCCTTTCTGCGGGGGCGGTTTCAGTACTGCCCAGAATGATACTTCGCGCATTCGCGTAAGCGTCGTCCTGGTACAGCTGAATGTCGCAGTAACTGACGGAAAGGGAAACTACGTTAGCGGTCTCGGTCCAGAAGACTTCTCTATTACCGAGGACAAAATTCCCGAAAAGGCTGCCACATTTGAGGAGGGGAACGAACCAACCCGGCGATTGATAGACGTTCCTCCATCGAGCGGCCACTCGTCGGTCCAGAACGTAGTGTCTAAGCCCGCTGTCGATCAGGCGAAGATGCCAGATCTGTGGGCCGCCGGAGCCAACGTCTTTATTCTGTTCGACACTAGCAACTATATGTACCGGGGATTTGTATTCGCCCAGGACTCTATCGCCGATTTCATCCGATCGCTGGAGGGCGTCAGCAAGGTAGCGCTCTACTCATACAGCCGTGACCTCTCCAGGGTAGCCTCACTCACCTCCGACCGGTCGCAGGCTCTGCGTGGCGTGCGCAACACAGTTGCCGGTGATGATGCTGCGCTCTATAACAGCCTCTTGCTGACCGTAAAGGACGCCGCTCGGTTGACGGGAAAGAAGGCCATTGTTGTCTTCTCTAATGGCCCCGACAACGCAAGCCTGGTCCCCCCGGAAGACGTGGCGGAGTTGGCTCAGTCTACTGGAACAATTATTTACATGATCAGTACTCAACAGGCTGAAGATGAGCCCGTATCGACTGCCGTCTTTGAGCGCATGAGTAAAGTGACTGGTGGCAAAGCCTATTTTTCAAAGAGCTGGCGAGATGAGAAGCAAGCATTTTCCTCTATCCGGGATGACTTGGCCCACCTCTACACCCTCAGCTACTACCCGCAGGCAAATCCCAATCGAGGGTGGCGTACTATTACGGTGAAGCTGGTGGGAAGGAACCTGCAAAAATATCACATCCGGACTCGGGACGGGTATCGTCTTCTCCAGCAGACGCAGTCCGCGGACAATTTACCGTTACCTGCCCCCGATGCTGTTTCGCAATGA